CGTTCATTAGGAGTAACTCTAATTCAAACGGCGTTACGCATCCGGTTGGTGAAAAGATCGCAAATGCATGGAACCTGCACGATATGAGCGGCAACGTCTGGGAATGGTGTGAGGATTTGTACCATGACAACTATAACGGTGCACCTTGCGATGGAAGCCCTTGGGTAACGGACGCACAAAACTCAAATCACATAATTCGCGGTGGATCTTGGATGCACAATTTGGACGCTTGCCGTTCGGCGTTTCGTTTTGCCAAGTATAGTGGAAAATATTACATCGGATTTCGTCTTTGCCGTCAACCGTAATAACGTTTTACAACGACGATAAAATCGGAAGTCGCTTATCGATGGTGAGATTAGCGGCTCGATTATTACAAGACTCGGATTTTTCGTATTATCGGTAACGGTTTTTGGAGAAAAAAGAATGTCGGAAATGAACTACGATCTTATCGTCATCGGCTCGGGTCCCGGTGGTTACGAGGCGGCGATTCGCGCCAGTCAATTGGGTTTGAAAACTGCTGTGGTCGAGGAGAAGCACCTCGGCGGCATCTGTCTGAATTGGGGCTGTATCCCGACGAAAGCGCTGCTGAAGTCGGCGGAAACGTTTAAGCTGCTCGCCCATGTCAACGATTACGGGCTCTCGGTCGAGAATCCGAAGTACGACTGGAAAGCGATTATCGCCCGTTCCCGCAAAGTCGCCGATATGTCGATGCGCGGCGTACAGTTCTTATTCAAGAAGAATAAACTCGAACACTTACAAGGTCGCGGCGCCGTGAGCGGCAAAAACGAAGTGTCGGTTACCGCCGCCGATGGTACGAAAAAAGCGTACACCGCCAAGTTTATCATGGTGGCGACGGGAGCGCGTACCCGCGAACTTCCCACGATTAAACTCGATCACAAGAAAGTGATTGGCAGTCATGAGGCGATGTCGCTCCCCGAACAGCCGAAATCGCTGGTGGTGATTGGCGGTGGTGCGATTGGCAGCGAATTTGCCTACTTCTACAATGCATTCGGAACGAAAGTCACGCAACTCGAAATGCTGCCGCGACTGGTACCGGCGGGCGATACTGAACTCGGTGACTTGCTCACGAAGAGTTTCCAGAAACAGGGCATCGACGTCAAAGTCAACGCAATGGTGAAATCGGTCGAGCCGACGAAAGACGGCGTCAAGGTGACTTGGACAACCAACGGGAAAGACGAAGCGATCGATGCCGATGTCGCATTAATGGCGATTGGCGTAACCGGAAACGTCGAGAATTTGGGACTGGAAACGCTCGGGATCGCTATCGAAAAAGGCGCGATAAAAGTCAATAAGGATTATCAGACCGCACTGC
This region of bacterium genomic DNA includes:
- the lpdA gene encoding dihydrolipoyl dehydrogenase produces the protein MNYDLIVIGSGPGGYEAAIRASQLGLKTAVVEEKHLGGICLNWGCIPTKALLKSAETFKLLAHVNDYGLSVENPKYDWKAIIARSRKVADMSMRGVQFLFKKNKLEHLQGRGAVSGKNEVSVTAADGTKKAYTAKFIMVATGARTRELPTIKLDHKKVIGSHEAMSLPEQPKSLVVIGGGAIGSEFAYFYNAFGTKVTQLEMLPRLVPAGDTELGDLLTKSFQKQGIDVKVNAMVKSVEPTKDGVKVTWTTNGKDEAIDADVALMAIGVTGNVENLGLETLGIAIEKGAIKVNKDYQTALPNIYAIGDCIGSPWLAHTASAEGIHAIEHMAGNKPHHIDYDSMPAVTYCQPQFASIGLTEQQCIDKGLKIKIGRFPFSANGKARAAGETEGMVKVIFDEKYGELLGAHILGHDAGELLSELIIAKSSESTGHLIHHTIHSHPTLSEAIKEAAGVAYGVAINI